The following proteins come from a genomic window of Metarhizium brunneum chromosome 2, complete sequence:
- the LACS7_0 gene encoding Long chain acyl-CoA synthetase 7, peroxisomal, whose protein sequence is MPPAQDPATLQVELGAVPPAGSPYGVPVPGSERPGRSAVYRGWRFRDRELLTTFDPNVRSIHDLFEASARKWPKKRCMGTRQWNSATQTWGDKFEWMTYGDVAERRKNFGAGIVEIHKRIGYPKDKYGVGVWSQNRPEWQIADLGASSQSLYTVSLYETLGPDATEYIINHAELPSVVCSLPHISKLIKLAPRIPSLKLIISMDPLEHGELPGLSKADVLNDLAAQHGIKIYSMAEVEKIGVESGRSMRPASWDDIATINYTSGTTGAPKGVVLSHGNAVSANAAARLGGHVKDNDVHMSYLPLAHIYGRLIDHIALSEGAAVGFFRGDVLGLVDDLKILKPTGFISVPRLFNRFNSAIRTATVEAEGFKGALSRHVVNSKKAAMKAAPGQASNTHFFWDRIWTRKVRAAVGLDNAHTMISGSAQLDPDVQEFLRAAFANTFQQGWGMTETYATGTVQMKGDFSTGNVGPPMGDVELCLESVPEFDYTVNDKPNPRGELLVRGPAIFKEYYKNEEETKKVLEADGWFHTGDICEIDKLGRFKIIDRKKNVLKLSQGEYISPERIENVYAANTNLVNMGYVHGDAKESTLVAIFGVDPENFPAWASKVLGRTVSNDPSDMRAAAKDPKARQAFLKVLDNIGRKHKFNSFEKVRGVHLDVEPFTIDNELLTPTLKLKRPQAAKKYRAEIDAMYAEINNAQPAGSAKL, encoded by the exons ATGCCTCCTGCCCAAGATCCTGCCACGCTCCAGGTCGAGCTTGGTGCTGTTCCTCCCGCCGGCTCCCCCTACGGTGTTCCCGTCCCCGGTTCTGAGCGTCCCGGCCGCAGCGCTGTCTACAGAGGCTGGAGATTCCGCGACAGAGAGCTTCTGACCACCTTTGACCCCAATGTGCGCTCTATACACGACTTGTTCGAGGCTTCAGCTCGCAAGTGGCCCAAGAAGCGATGCATGGGCACTCGCCAATGGAATTCCGCCACCCAGACTTGGGGAGACAAGTTCGAATGGATGACGTACGGCGACGTGGCAGAGCGAAGAAAGAACTTTGGCGCCGGTATCGTTGAGATCCATAAGCGCATCGGGTATCCCAAGGACAAGTACGGTGTTGGTGTTTGGTCCCAGAACCGTCCCGAGTGGCAAATCGCTG ATCTCGGTGCTTCCTCGCAATCGCTTTATACTGTCTCGCTGTACGAGACTCTTGGCCCCGATGCTACCGAGTACATCATCAACCATGCCGAGCTGCCTAGCGTTGTGTGCTCACTTCCTCACATCTCCAAGCTCATTAAGCTTGCACCGCGCATTCCGTCCCTCAAGCTCATCATATCCATGGACCCGCTTGAGCATGGTGAGCTTCCTGGACTGTCCAAGGCCGATGTTTTGAACGACCTTGCGGCCCAGCACGGCATTAAGATTTACTCCATGGCCGAGGTTGAGAAGATTGGCGTCGAGTCTGGCCGTTCCATGCGCCCTGCTAGCTGGGATGACATTGCCACCATTAACTACACCTCAGGTACCACTGGCGCTCCCAAGGGTGTTGTTCTCTCGCACGGAAATGCTGTTTCTGCCAACGCCGCTGCTCGTCTGGGTGGTCATGTCAAGGACAACGACGTTCACATGTCATATCTACCGCTTGCGCACATTTATGGCCGCCTGATTGATCACATTGCTCTGTCAGAAGGCGCTGCCGTTGGTTTCTTCCGTGGCGATGTCTTGGGTCTCGTTGATGATCTCAAGATCCTCAAGCCCACAGGCTTCATCTCCGTCCCACGTCTGTTTAACCGATTCAACTCGGCCATTCGCACCGCTACTGTGGAGGCTGAAGGCTTCAAGGGCGCTCTTTCAAGGCATGTCGTCAACTCCAAGAAGGCTGCCATGAAGGCTGCTCCCGGCCAGGCCTCCAACACCCACTTCTTCTGGGACAGAATCTGGACCCGCAAGGTCAGGGCTGCTGTTGGTTTAGACAATGCTCACACAATGATCAGCGGAAGTGCTCAGCTTGACCCCGATGTCCAGGAGTTCCTGCGCGCTGCTTTCGCCAACACGTTCCAGCAGGGCTGGGGCATGACCGAGACCTATGCCACCGGCACTGTTCAGATGAAGGGCGACTTCTCTACCGGCAACGTTGGACCCCCGATGGGTGACGTCGAGCTGTGCCTTGAGTCCGTCCCCGAGTTCGACTACACCGTCAACGATAAGCCCAATCCCCGTGGCGAACTACTCGTCAGAGGCCCTGCCATCTTCAAGGAGTACTACAAGAACGAGGAGGAGACCAAGAAGGTTCTTGAGGCTGATGGCTGGTTCCACACGGGCGATATTTGTGAGATTGATAAGCTTGGCCGCTTTAAGATCATTGACCGCAAGAAGAACGTCTTAAAGCTGTCTCAGGGCGAGTACATCTCCCCTGAGCGTATTGAGAACGTCTACGCTGCCAACACCAACCTCGTTAACATGGGTTATGTTCACGGTGATGCCAAGGAGTCTACTCTCGTTGCCATCTTTGGCGTCGACCCTGAGAACTTCCCTGCCTGGGCCTCCAAGGTCCTGGGCCGCACGGTCTCCAATGACCCTAGTGACATGCGGGCCGCTGCCAAGGaccccaaggccaggcaggcTTTCCTCAAGGTTCTTGACAATATTGGCCGCAAGCACAAATTCAACAGTTTTGAGAAAGTCAGGGGCGTTCACTTGGATGTTGAGCCCTTTACAATTGACAATGAGCTCCTCACCCCGAC TCTCAAACTCAAAAGACCCCAAGCCGCCAAGAAATACCGCGCCGAAATCGACGCCATGTACGCTGAAATCAACAATGCCCAGCCCGCTGGCTCGGCGAAGCTGTAA
- the YHM2 gene encoding Citrate/oxoglutarate carrier protein codes for MVASATLPAPIGEPQKLEKKPIKFSNLLLGAGLNMFEVTTLGQPLEVVKTTMAANRGDSFATALGRIWARGGPFGFYQGLIPWAWIEASTKGAVLLFVASEAEYYARAAGASEFGGGILGGITGGVAQAYATMGFCTCMKTVEITKHKMAAAGVKPQSTFQTFMDIYRKEGIRGINKGVNAVAIRQMTNWGSRFGLSRLAETWIRSATGKSEKDKLSAMEKVIASGLGGGLSAWNQPIEVIRVEMQSKKEDPNRPKKMTVGNTFRYIYSNNGIKGLYRGVTPRIGLGVWQTICMVAFGDMAKTYVEKVTGDSVSAKH; via the exons ATGGTCGCGAGCGCTACTCTTCCCGCCCCCATTGGGGAGCCCCAGAAGTTGGAGAAGAAACCCATCAAGTTCTCCAACTTGCTCCTCGGTGCCGGTCTCAACATGTTCGAGGTCACCACCCTCGGTCAGCCTCTCGAGGTCGTCAAGaccaccatggctgccaacCGTGGTGACAGCTTCGCCACGGCTTTGGGACGTATTTGGGCCCGCGGTGGTCCTTTTGGCT TCTACCAAGGTCTCATCCCCTGGGCTTGGATCGAAGCCTCAACCAAGGGCGCCGTTCTTCTCTTCGTCGCCTCCGAGGCCGAGTATTATGCTCGCGCTGCTGGCGCCTCCGAGTTCGGCGGTGGcatcctcggcggcatcacTGGTGGTGTTGCCCAGGCCTATGCCACCATGGGTTTCTGCACCTGCATGAAGACGGTCGAGATCACCAAGCACAAGATGGCGGCTGCCGGCGTCAAGCCGCAGTCTACGTTCCAGACCTTCATGGACATCTACCGCAAGGAAGGTATCCGGGGTATCAACAAGGGTGTcaacgccgtcgccatccGTCAAATGACCAACTGGGGCTCCCGCTTCGGCCTCAGCCGTCTGGCCGAGACCTGGATTCGTTCCGCCACTGGCAAGTCGGAGAAGGATAAGCTGTccgccatggagaaggtTATTGCCTCTGGTCTCGGTGGTGGTCTCAGCGCCTGGAACCAGCCCATTGAGGTCATCCGCGTCGAGATGCAGAGCAAAAAGGAGGATCCTAACCGACCCAAGAAGATGACTGTCGGCAACACTTTCCGATACATTTACTccaacaacggcatcaagggcCTGTACCGCGGTGTCACTCCACGAATTGGTCTCGGTGTCTGGCAGACCATTTGCATGGTTGCCTTTGGTGACAT GGCAAAGACTTATGTTGAAAAAGTGACCGGTGACTCGGTCTCAGCTAAGCATTAA
- the cit-1 gene encoding Citrate synthase codes for MASVSRLSSSALRASLKSQAFNGRTVAFNGARYYSAKTQTLKERFAELLPEKIEQIKALRKEHGSKVVDKVTLDQVYGGARGIKALVWEGSVLDSEEGIRFRGKTIPECQELLPKAPGGKEPLPEGLFWLLLTGEVPTEQQVRDLSAEWAARSDIPKFVEELIDHCPTDLHPMAQFSLAVTALEHTSSFAKAYAKGVNKKEYWGHTFEDSMDLIAKLPNIASRIYQNVFKGGKVAPIQKDKDYSFNFANQLGFGNNKDFVELLRLYLTIHTDHEGGNVSAHTTHLVGSALSSPFLSLAAGLNGLAGPLHGLANQEVLLWLTEMKKVVGDDLSDKNITDYLWSTLNSGRVVPGYGHAVLRKTDPRYMAQREFGLAKMPEDPMFKLVSQVYKIAPGVLTEHGKTKNPYPNVDAHSGVLLQHYGLTEASYYTVLFGVSRAIGVLPQLIIDRAVGSPIERPKSFSTDKWVEIVKKL; via the exons ATGGCCTCTGTTTCTCGCCTTAGCAGCTCTGCCCTCCGGGCCTCGCTTAAGTCCCAAGCCTTCAATGGCCGGACCGTAGCCTTCAATGGCGCCCGTTACTACTCGGCGAAGACCCAG ACTCTCAAAGAACGTTTCGCCGAACTCCTCCCTGAGAAGATTGAGCAGATCAAGGCTCTGCGAAA GGAGCATGGTTCCAAGGTCGTTGACAAGGTCACTCTTGACCAGGTCTATGGTGGTGCCCGTggcatcaaggccctcgtcTGGGAGGGTTCCGTCCTTGACTCTGAGGAGGGTATTCGGTTCCGCGGCAAGACTATCCCCGAGTGCCAGGAGCTTCTGCCCAAGGCTCCCGGTGGCAAGGAGCCGCTTCCTGAAG GTCTTTTCTGGCTTCTCCTGACTGGTGAGGTCCCTACCGAGCAGCAGGTCCGCGACCTCTCTGCTGAGTGGGCTGCCCGTTCCGACATCCCCAAGTTTGTCGAGGAGCTGATCGATCACTGCCCTACCGACCTTCATCCCATGGCTCAGTTCTCTCTGGCTGTCACCGCTCTCGAGCACACCTCTTCTTTCGCCAAGGCGTATGCCAAGGGTGTCAACAAGAAGGAGTACTGGGGCCACACTTTTGAGGACTCCATGGACCTCattgccaagctgcccaaTATTGCTTCTCGCATCTACCAGAACGTCTTCAAGGGTGGCAAGGTTGCCCCCATCCAGAAAGACAAGGATTACTCCTTCAACTTTGCCAACCAGCTGGGCTTCGGTAACAATAAAGACTTCGTTGAGCTGCTCCGTCTCTACCTGACCATCCACACTGACCACGAAGGTGGCAATGTCTCTGCCCATACCACTCACCTGGTCGGCTCGGCCCTCAGCTCACCTTTCCTCTCTCTTGCCGCCGGTCTCAACGGTCTTGCCGGCCCCCTGCACGGCCTGGCTAACCAGGAGGTGCTTCTCTGGCTCACTGAGATGAAGAAggttgttggtgatgatCTCTCTGACAAGAACATCACTGACTACCTGTGGTCTACCCTCAATTCTGGTCGCGTTGTTCCTGGCTACGGCCACGCTGTTCTCCGCAAGACTGACCCCCGATACATGGCTCAGCGCGAGTTTGGTCTCG CCAAGATGCCTGAGGACCCCATGTTCAAGCTTGTCAGCCAGGTCTACAAGATTGCTCCTGGTGTCCTGACCGAGCacggcaagaccaagaaccCTTACCCCAATGTCGACGCCCACTCTGGTGTTCTTCTGCAGCACTACGGTCTTACGGAAGCTAGCTACTACACCGTGCTGTTTGGTGTTTCTCGCGCCATCGGTGTTCTGCCCCAGCTGATCATCGACCGCGCTGTTGGTTCTCCCATTGAGCGCCCCAAGTCGTTCTCCACCGACAAGTGGGTTGAGATTGTCAAGAAGCTGTAA
- the NRD1 gene encoding Protein NRD1: protein MASAVTDLEAGLQAMLNLKPPGVSGSRITSLTSLCVANIQSESVLIQKIYTHFKKAPGTHKLGVLYVVDSVTRKWLEQAKAQGQPVNSSAPDGTYAAGVHRVTELMPVLMNDILQTAPEEQKEKIKKLLDIWEKGQTFPTQMIESFKEKLTAPSSKTSTTPPGSPPASALAALQSHIPASAAPAPNGSSILEALANMARQSSAPGSANNNASNPPAPVASASYSIPPSALPQPVSSSTIPQPQHQAQPSYPPTSQPVTMPSLPFSLPQMAGQSPALPNNASNPPNPYAAANPAAPGVAGGALDPAVQHQIMLIKALADQGVPFDKIPSLIQSMTTNSNNAAGNSAAAPHTGFQPPVPAAQGTFSTSGQQPWGGPATVSGDGRDRGYEDGIRSPRYRGRSRSRSPDRGWGSRDSPRGGRGHGRNSPPSGRHDRDRNGRGGNDYRQRSPPGRRGRSPTPPDSLPHVERWVDYDSSVPSGHIRVYSRTLFVGGVTCSEAELRRVFSQFGTVQTCIVNKDKRHAFVKMLTRKDAAAAKESMEDSRSSELPLRTRWGVGFGPRDCSDYATGISVIPIHKLTEADRKWILTAPYGGSGGRPIESGLSVEEPDIEIGAGVSSKAISRRMQTDKGGSNGPKSTRNREDDTGRGGRRGRDQGNGGQGMASGFPFGIGTLPNGMPNFPSGYEFSDPSGR from the exons ATGGCGTCCGCAGTAACAGATTTGGAAGCCGGCCTTCAGGCCATGCTGAATTTGAAGCCGCCCGGTGTTTCTGGATCTCGTATCACTAGTCTAACATCACTCTGCGTCGCCAACATACAG TCTGAATCCGTACTTATTCAGAAGATCTATACACACTTCAAAAAGGCGCCTGGAACACACAAGTTGGGGGTTCTCTACGTAGTAGACTCTGTAACCCGAAAATGGCTCGAGCAAGCaaaagctcaaggacaaCCAGTAAACAGCTCTGCGCCAGACGGTACATATGCCGCCGGGGTACACCGAGTGACCGAACTGATGCCCGTATTGATGAATGACATTCTCCAAACCGCCCCAGAAGAACAAAAG GAGAAAATTAAGAAGCTCTTAGACATCTGGGAGAAGGGCCAGACCTTCCCCACCCAGATGATTGAGTCGTTCAAGGAGAAATTGACCGCTCCCTCGTCTA AAACCTCGACAACTCCCCCCGGCAGCCCACCAGCGTCAGCCTTGGCTGCTTTGCAAAGTCACATTCCCGCCTCAGCTGCGCCAGCTCCAAATGGATCTTCTATTTTGGAAGCCCTTGCGAATATGGCGAGGCAGAGTTCAGCTCCCGGTAGTGCCAACAATAATGCTTCTAACCCGCCAGCACCAGTAGCGTCAGCATCATATAGCATACCGCCTTCAGCCCTTCCGCAGCCTGTGTCGTCCTCGACGATACCGCAACCGCAACATCAAGCACAGCCATCTTATCCCCCGACATCACAGCCCGTAACCATGCCGTCCCTTCCATTCTCACTTCCTCAGATGGCTGGCCAAAGCCCAGCGTTGCCTAACAACGCGAGTAATCCTCCCAATCCTTATGCTGCTGCAAACCCAGCGGCTCCTGGTGTTGCCGGCGGAGCCTTAGATCCGGCTGTGCAGCATCAGATTATGTTGATCAAAGCCCTCGCAGACCAAGGTGTTCCATTTGATAAAATTCCTTCTCTGATCCAGAGCATGACAACAAACAGCAATAACGCTGCCGGCAACAGTGCTGCGGCTCCCCATACCGGCTTCCAGCCACCTGTTCCAGCGGCACAAGGAACTTTTTCCACCAGCGGTCAACAACCTTGGGGTGGCCCTGCTACCGTATCTGGCGATGGGCGTGACCGGGGATACGAGGACGGCATCAGGTCGCCCAGATATCGTGGCCGATCCAGGTCTAGGTCTCCTGATCGAGGCTGGGGTTCTCGTGACTCCCCTCGTGGCGGACGAGGTCATGGGCGTAACTCTCCCCCAAGCGGTCGTCACGATCGGGACCGCAATGGTCGTGGAGGAAACGACTACCGTCAACGTAGCCCTCCAGGTCGCCGTGGCCGAAGTCCCACTCCTCCCGACAGTCTTCCCCATGTTGAACGATGGGTCGACTATGATTCCAGTGTACCATCCGGTCACATTAGAGTCTACAGCCGAACCCTTTTCGTGGGTGGTGTAAC ATGCTCTGAGGCTGAGCTTCGACGGGTATTCAGCCAGTTTGGCACTGTTCAAACTTGTATcgtcaacaaggacaagcGACATGCATTCGTCAAAATGTTGACCCGCAAggacgctgccgccgccaaagaaagCATGGAAGATAGTCGCAGTAGCGAACTTCCACTAAGG ACCCGTTGGGGTGTTGGTTTTGGTCCCAGGGACTGCAGCGATTACGCGACTGGCATCAGCGTCATCCCTATCCATAAGCTCACTGAGGCGGATCGTAAATGGATATTGACTGCCCCCTACGGTGGCAGCGGTGGTCGCCCCATTGAGTCTGGTCTCTCTGTCGAAGAGCCCGACATCGAAATCGGCGCAGGCGTCTCATCCAAGGCTATTAGCCGTCGCATGCAAACCGACAAGGGCGGCAGCAACGGACCCAAATCTACGAGAAACCGCGAGGACGACACGGGTAGAggcggccgtcgtggccgtgaTCAAGGaaacggcggccaaggcatgGCCTCTGGGTTCCCGTTTGGAATTGGAACCCTGCCTAATGGAATGCCAAATTTCCCTTCAGGGTATGAATTCTCCGACCCGAGTGGACGCTAA